A section of the Leptospira terpstrae serovar Hualin str. LT 11-33 = ATCC 700639 genome encodes:
- a CDS encoding flagellar hook-basal body protein, giving the protein MLRGLYTGANGMISQQVRMDVIANNLANVDKTAFKKDTTVFKTFPEMLLHRYSEDGIGKTPMGSFDTSPVVGKLGFGAEVNEVYTRFDQGSVKKTDNIFDLMVQDQPGMEKPAFFTVLTNRGERLTRSGSFVLDKNGFVVTPQGFPLLGEKGPIQVNQGNFLVKENGEIYINAKLGTAPKDGTNFSENRFEDPVLLDTLKIRTVENPRHLDKEGDSFYSDTPESGEPTKFPTLLAPQVMQGYLEASNVSVVTEMVDMIEVNRAYEANSKTMQTQDSLLGRLFEVMR; this is encoded by the coding sequence ATGTTACGAGGACTCTATACAGGCGCCAACGGGATGATTTCCCAACAAGTAAGAATGGATGTGATCGCCAACAATTTGGCCAATGTGGATAAAACTGCATTCAAAAAAGATACAACCGTTTTCAAAACCTTTCCTGAAATGTTACTGCATCGTTATTCAGAAGATGGAATTGGAAAAACGCCTATGGGATCTTTTGATACCTCACCTGTGGTCGGGAAACTCGGGTTTGGTGCTGAAGTGAATGAAGTGTACACTCGTTTCGACCAAGGCTCTGTGAAAAAAACAGACAATATCTTTGACTTGATGGTCCAAGACCAACCCGGTATGGAAAAACCTGCCTTCTTTACTGTTCTTACTAACCGAGGCGAACGCCTCACTCGAAGTGGAAGTTTTGTATTAGATAAAAATGGATTTGTAGTCACTCCCCAAGGATTTCCTCTTCTTGGAGAAAAAGGTCCCATCCAAGTGAACCAAGGAAATTTTCTTGTGAAAGAAAATGGAGAGATCTATATCAACGCAAAACTCGGAACCGCACCGAAAGATGGAACTAACTTTAGTGAAAACCGATTTGAAGATCCAGTCCTTCTCGATACCTTAAAAATCCGAACCGTAGAAAATCCTCGCCACCTCGACAAAGAAGGGGACTCGTTTTATTCCGACACTCCCGAATCGGGAGAACCCACCAAGTTTCCCACTCTTCTTGCCCCACAAGTCATGCAAGGATATTTAGAAGCCTCAAACGTTTCTGTTGTGACGGAAATGGTGGATATGATTGAAGTCAACCGCGCTTACGAAGCCAATTCTAAAACCATGCAAACCCAAGATAGTTTACTCGGTCGACTATTTGAAGTAATGCGTTAA
- a CDS encoding RNA recognition motif domain-containing protein: MKLSIGNLPQSLTDEALEKLLSAHGKVDHLQIKRDKITKVSLGYGTAEMADADATKAIAALNGKEVEGKKLVLVNQEELTKSQNDAAKKKGSPAVAKPTFGRNQTSGGGNTGVQRRGGSRGS, translated from the coding sequence ATGAAGTTATCCATCGGAAATCTCCCCCAGTCGCTTACTGACGAAGCCCTCGAAAAACTTCTTTCGGCCCATGGAAAAGTGGATCACCTCCAAATCAAACGGGACAAAATCACCAAGGTTTCCTTGGGATATGGTACCGCAGAAATGGCAGATGCCGATGCTACGAAAGCAATCGCTGCCCTAAACGGAAAAGAAGTAGAAGGGAAAAAATTGGTTCTAGTGAACCAAGAAGAGCTTACCAAATCGCAAAACGATGCTGCCAAGAAAAAAGGAAGTCCCGCTGTAGCCAAACCAACGTTTGGTAGAAACCAAACCTCTGGTGGTGGAAACACAGGTGTCCAAAGGAGAGGCGGTTCTCGCGGTTCTTAG